One region of Oryza sativa Japonica Group chromosome 10, ASM3414082v1 genomic DNA includes:
- the LOC4348076 gene encoding LOW QUALITY PROTEIN: uncharacterized protein (The sequence of the model RefSeq protein was modified relative to this genomic sequence to represent the inferred CDS: inserted 1 base in 1 codon), which translates to MSEAEMTSRRRRPTSPAPAQPLEDDDLLSEILLRLPPLPSSLPRASVVCSRWRLIVSDPGFLRRFQSRHRKHPLLGFFKAGFRRVDPTFIPTLDPPDRIPAARFSWRLPGGDDDRYSMFGCRHGLVLLFNWVLHRLMVWDPVTGDRRAVDIPGSFLDGHGRSLVVVFRGAVRCVVDGGCHFEVAILGNHPLQTRLFTCVYSSKTGDWGNVISTEFYSAGYICHHSSALVGNSVYWLFQGDGISILQFDFDTQGLARIDVPPDVHAHVVTYYQIRIMPAEDGGLLLLVLPEFSLNVWKYQGQLXMGVAGWMLEKTIELDRLLSVEPGRHGAAPTILGFVEEHNEVLLCTDIGAFMVNLHSMQFKKLSQTMEPGFYHPFTSFYTKKMLPE; encoded by the exons ATGAGTGAGGCGGAGATgacaagccgccgccggcgtcccacctcgccggcgccggcgcagccGCTGGAAGACGACGACCTTCTCTCCgagatcctcctccgcctcccgccgctgccgtcctccCTCCCCCGCGCCTCCGTCGTCTGCAGCCGCTGGCGCCTCATCGTCTCCGACCCCggcttcctccgccgcttccAATCCCGCCACCGGAAGCATCCCCTCCTCGGCTTCTTCAAGGCCGGGTTCAGGAGAGTAGACCCCACCTTCATCCCCACGCTGGACCCGCCGGACCGCATCCCCGCCGCGCGCTTCTCCTGGCGGCTccccggcggcgacgatgaccgCTACTCCATGTTCGGATGCCGCCATGGCCTCGTCCTTCTCTTCAACTGGGTTCTTCACCGGCTCATGGTATGGGACCCCGTCACCGGCGACCGGCGCGCCGTGGACATTCCTGGCTCGTTCCTCGACGGCCATGGCAGGAGTCTCGTGGTCGTCTTCCGGGGGGCGGTGCGTTGCGTCGTCGACGGAGGCTGCCACTTTGAGGTAGCCATACTAGGCAATCACCCACTGCAAACACGGCTCTTCACCTGCGTTTACTCATCCAAGACCGGCGATTGGGGCAATGTCATCTCAACCGAGTTTTATTCAGCGGGTTACATCTGTCATCATTCTAGTGCACTGGTTGGGAATTCTGTTTACTGGTTGTTCCAGGGTGATGGAATCTCCATCCTTCAGTTCGATTTCGATACGCAGGGACTAGCCCGGATCGATGTGCCACCGGATGTGCATGCCCATGTGGTTACCTACTACCAGATTCGGATCATGCCAGCAGAGGATGGTGGGCTTCTCCTCCTTGTTCTGCCAGAATTTAGCCTCAATGTGTGGAAGTATCAAGGCCAAT TGATGGGTGTTGCTGGATGGATGCTGGAAAAAACAATTGAACTGGACAGGCTTCTTTCCGTCGAACCAGGGCGTCATGGAGCTGCACCAACTATTCTGGGCTTTGTGGAGGAACATAATGAAGTATTGCTGTGCACAGATATTGGTGCCTTCATGGTCAATCTGCACTCAATGCAATTCAAGAAGCTTTCCCAAACCATGGAACCAGGATTTTATCATCCATTCACTAGTTTTTATACTAAG AAAATGTTGCCCGAATGA